The Streptomyces rimosus genomic interval GGCGCCGTCCACCTCGGCGTAATAGGTGTAGACCAGCGAGCGGCCGCCGGCGGCGAGCTGCTCGGCCGCCAGGTCCATGCGCTCCTCGCCGGCCAGCCGGCCGTGGAACGTGCCGCCGCTGAGCGCGATCTCGGTGAGCGGAGTGCGCTCGAAGTTCGGCGAGGAGACCTGGCAGGTGTGGATGCCCGCGGCGTGCGCCTGCTGGAAGACGGTCGGGTACGGCTGCCAGGCGTACGGGTCGGTCCACGGGTACCAGCGCAGCTGGTTCATCAGCTCGCCGGTGTCCGGGTTCAGGCAGGTGTAGCCCACCAGCCCGTGGGCGCCCGGCGGCTGACCCGTGCCGACCGAGGCCAGCGAGGCGGCGGTGGTGGCCGGGAAGCCCGCGGTGATCGGGCGGCCGGTGCGGTTGAACGAGCTGTCCAGAAGGGACGTCAGGAACGGTGCCTCGTCCGGATGGTCGCGCAGCAGCTGCCAGCCGAGGCCGTCGACGAGGAAGACGCAGACGCGGTCGGCGGGGTCCAGGTCCATGCCCGGCTGCCCGGTGCCGGGCAGGGCGAGGCCCTGACCGGCGGTGACGGCGGGCAGCAGATCGGCGAGCGAGCCGGTGCCGTACGCGGGCACCGGCGCGCCGGCCAGGTCGAGGGGTTCGGGTTCCGGCCAGGCGGGGACGGCGTGTGCCATCAGCGGGTGGTGGCCGCGGTGGCCTCGGACAGGGCCTGGGCGAACGCGAGGGTCTGCCGGACGGTGTCCGGGCCGTCGCCCGCCTCGCTGACCCGCAGCGACAGGTCGTCGGCGGTCGAGGAGCCGGTGTAGCCGTGGTCCGCCTCGCAGTTGGGGTCGCCGCAGGTGGCGGGCTCCAGGTCCAGACGGGCGACGGCGCCCCAGCCGATGGTCAGCACGACCTCGCGGGGCAGCCGGCCCGGGGTGTACGACTCGGGGTTGGCGACCACCCGGCTGAGCACGACGGACGAGATCCGGCCCAGCTTGACCGACTCGGTCGAGGTGGTGGCGTACGGCGAGGGAGAGGTGTCGTCGGCGGACTGCTCGTCGGTGTGGCTGACGATGAAGCGGGTGCCCGTCAGGACCAGGACCGTGACGTGGCGGCGGACCTCGTTGGCGTCGAAGGTCGTCTCCTGGTGGACCAAGTACGACACCACCGGCTCGCCGCCGACCGCGGCCTGCACCGCCTCGGCCACCAGGGCCGGGTAATAGCCGCTGCGCTCGATCGCCGCGCGCAGCCCTTGGGTCGTCGTACCGGTCTTAGCCATGCGGCCATCTTACGGGGCGTACCGGCCGGGGCGGGTCCGAGCGCCGGTGTCCGGGGCCCGGCCCGGTGTTCGGGAACCGGCCGCGGGTCCGGGCCGCGGTGGTCAGTAGGCGGGCATGCGGCGGGGGCCCAGGTCGGTGGTGGCCGGCGGGCGGGCCAGGCGGACCGTGGCGTCCAGGACGGCGAGGCCGTGGGGTGCGACGACGACCGGCTCCAGGTCGACGCCGACGACCTCGGGGTGGTCGTCGACCAGCCGGGAGACCCGCAGCAGCAGGTCCTCCAGCGCCGCGGTGTCCACCGGCTGGCTGCCACGCCAGCCGAACAGCAGGGGCGCGGTGCGGATGGAGCGTATCTGCTCGGCGACGTCGCGGTCGGTGGCCGGGATGAGGCGGTGCGCGGTGTCGCCGAGGAGCTGCGAGGGGGCGCCGGCCAGGCCGAAGGAGAGGACGGCGCCGGCGGCCGGGTCGATGGCGGCGCGGATGACCGTGTCGACGCCGCGCGGCACCATCGACTGGACGACCGGGCGCAGCTCCGCCGGTTTGCCGAGGAAGTCGGTCAGCTCCGCGTAGGCGCGGCGCAGCTCGGCCTCGCCGGGCAGGTCGAGGCGGACGCCGCCGAGGTCGGGGCGGTGGCGCAGATGGGGTGCGGTGGTCTTCAGGGCGACGGGGTAGCCCAGGCGGGCGGCGGCGCGTACGGCGGTGTCGGGGTCGGGGGCCGGGTGGGCGGGGCGTACGTGGATGCCGTAGCGGGCCAGGAGGGCGTGGGCGTCGTCGGCGGGGAGCGGGACGGAGCGGGTGATGTCGGCGTGCCGCGCGAGCTCGTCGAGGAGCCGGTCGATGTCTTCGCCCGCGGCGGTCTCCTCGATGTCCTCGTACTCCGGGACGCGGCCCGGGTCGGCAGAGTCCCGGCGCCACTTGGCGTACCGCACGGCCTGGGCGAGCGAGCGGACGGCGCGCTCGGCGGCCGGATAGACCGGTATGAGCGGGGCGGGCGGGGGGCCGTCGGGCGTGCCGGACGGGGGCTGCTGGGCTTCCGCGGGGGCCGTCGGGGCGGCGGCCGGTGGCGGGGCGGCGAGCGCGTCGGCGAGGGCGTCCATGGCCAGGTGGACGACGGTGACCGGCTTGGCGGGCACCGCCGACGCGGTGGCCTCGCGGAGCGCGGCGGCGAGGTCGGCGCCCTCGCCCGGGGAGGCGACGCCTTCCTCCCCCACCCAGGGGATGGCCGTGACGACGACGGCGTCGCAGAGGCCGTTGGCCAGGGCGGCGGACAGGGCCGTGCAGAAGTCCGCCGGGGTGGCCGCGGGGGCGAGGACGTGGGGGCGCAGCGGGCGCAGACCTTCGGTGAGGCAGGCGTCGTACGTCAGCAGGGCGAGCGCTTCGGAGTTGCCGAGGATGGCGACGCGGGGGCCGCCCGGCAGCGGCTGGGAGGCCAGCAGCAGCCCGGCGTCGGCCATCTCCGTGACGGTGTCCACGCGGATCACGCCGGCCTGGCGCATCAGGGCGGAGACCGTGCTGTCGGGGATGCGGACCGTGGGGACGGTGTGGCCGAGCGGGGCGGTGCCGGTGTGGCGGGCGCCCTTGGCGACGACGACGGGCTTGACGGCGGAGGTCCGGCGGGCCAGGCGCATGAACTTGCGGGGGTCGCCGATCGACTCCAGGTAGAGGATCGCGACGTCGGTGGCCGGGTCGTCGTACCAGTACTGGAGCAGGTCGTTGCCGGAGAGGTCGGCGCGGTTGCCGGCGGACAGGAAGGTGGAGATGCCGGCGATCGAGCCGTCGCCGGGGCCGCGCCGGTGCAGGCCGCTGAGGAGGGCGATGCCGATGGCGCCGGACTGGGTGAACAGGCCGATGCGCCCGGCGCCGGGCATCTGCGGGGCGAGCGAGGCGTTCAGCCGGACCTCGGGGGCGGTGTTGATCAGGCCGAAGGCGTTCGGGCCGATCAGGCGCATGCCGTACGAGCGGGCCTGGCGCAGCAGGGCGCGCTGCCGCTCGCGGCCCTCGGGCCCGGACTCGGCGTACCCGGAGGAGAGGATCACCAGGCCGCGCACGCCGTGCTCGCCGCAGTCCCGGACCACGCCGGGGACCTGGGCGGCGGGCACCGCGAGCACCGCGAGATCGACGGGCTCGGGGATCTCGGCCACCGAGCGGTGGCCGGGCACGCCCTCGGGGTCGAGGCGGGTGCCGCCCTCGGGGAAGGCGTGGTTGACCGCGTAGACCCGGCCCGTGAAGCCGGAGTCGCGGAGGTTGCGCAGGACGGAGCGGCCGACGCCGCCGGGGGCGCGGCCGGTGCCGACGACGGCGACCGAGCCGGGCGCGAGGAGGCGCTGTACGGAGCGGGCCTCGGCGCGCTGCTCGCGGCCGCGCATGACGGCCATGGACTGCTCGGTGGGCTCCAGGTCGAACTCCAGGCGCACCACACCGTCTTCGAAGGTGCGCTGCTGGGTGTACCCGGCGTCCGTGAAAACCTTGATCATTTTGGTGTTGGCGGGCAGCACCTCGGCGGCGAACCGGCGGATGCCGCGCTCGCGGGCGACCGCGGCGATGTGCTCCAGGAGCGCGGAGGCCACGCCGCGGCCCTGGTGGGCGTCCTGCACCAGGAAGGCGACCTCGGCCTGGTCGTCGCCGGGCTCCTTGGCGGGGCGGCCACGCTCGTCGATGCGGTCGTAGCGGACGGTGGCGATGAACTCGCCGCCGACGGTGGCGGCCAGGCCGACCCGGTCCACGTAGTCGTGGTGGGTGAAGCGGTGCACGTCGCGGTCGGACAGGCGCGGGTAGGGCGCGAAGAAGCGGTAGTACTTCGACTCGTCCGAGACCTGTTCGTAGAAGGAGACCAGGCGCTCGGCGTCGTCGGGGGCGATGGGGCGGATACGGGCGGTGCCGCCGTCGCGCAGCACGACATCGGCTTCCCAGTGGGCCGGGTAGACGCTGGCGCTGTCCGACGTGCTGTGCATGGGGCACAGCGTACGACCCGCCACCGACAACCGGCTCGGCGCGCGCCGCCGCGGGGGTCCGGCGCGGGGGTCCGGGCGGGCCGGGACGCGGCAGGCGGTTCCGGATGGCGGACGTTCCGGCCGTACATCCGTGGCCGGCCGGTACCGTGCCGACGGCCGGTGGCGCACCCCGCCACGGCCTGCCGGAGCACTCCCGGCATCATGAGACACTGGTCTAGACAACTTCGACGACTTGAAGGGCAACACCATGGCTGAGCGCCGCGTCAATGTCGGTTGGGCCGAGGGTCTGCACGCCCGCCCCGCCTCGATCTTCGTTCGTGCTGCCACCGCCTCCGGGGTTCCGGTGACGATCGCCAAGGCCGACGGCAACCCGGTCAACGCGGCCTCCATGCTGGCCGTGCTGGGCCTGGGCGCCCAGGGCGGCGAGGAGATCGTGCTGGCCTCCGACGCCGAGGGCGCCGACGCCGCGCTCGACCGTCTCGCCAAGCTGGTCGCCGAGGGCCTCGAGGAGCTCCCGGAGACCGTCTGAACCGCTTCGCGGATCGAGGTGCGCGCGGCCCCGCCGCGGTGACCGGGTGGACCGGCGCCGGGCGGGGCCGTTGCTTTTGCCTTCTCGCGCGTTCGATACGGCCCTGAGGGCCGTACCGCGATACCGGGTGGGGTTTTACCTCGATACGGCGTGCGGCCTTATCGACTGCCGCGCGCCGGAATCGGGCAGGCCCGGCCAAAGAATTACGTACGGCAATTCACCGCAGCTCGCGATTTCCGGGGCGCACGATTTCCCGAGCGCTCCCCACCCGCGTTACTGCTGCCCTGCCGAAGAATCCGTGTCCCGCTCTTGTATACGGCGGATGTGTTAATTCCGTTCGCTCACCGTGTTGACGGGCTGTTTCGGGTTCCTCACGGCCGGGCCCGGCACGTCGGCCCGCAGCGTGTACGCCCCGCGCGACCGCTCGACATGCGCCGCCATCAGGGCGCGCGCCCGCTCCGCGTCGCCCCGGCCCACCGCGTCCAGCACCGCGCCGTACTCCTCCCAGGAGCGCTCCTCGCGGGCCGGGGGCTCGACCGCGTACATCCACTCGATCTTGCGCCGGAGCTGGGTGAGGAGCGCCGCCAGGCTCGCGCTGCCGGACGCCTGGGCGAGCGTCTCGTGGAACCAGCCGTCCAGTTGGCGCAGCTCGGCGCGCTGGCCGTGCCGGGCGCGCTCCCGGCCCAGCCGGACGATGCCGCGCAGCACCTTCAGGTGCGCGGCGGTGCGGCGGGCGGCGGCGCGGGCCGCGCCCAGCGGCTCCAGCAGGCCGCGGATGTCCAGGAGGTCGGCCGCCTCGCGCTCCGTGAGCGCGGCCACGCAGGCGCCCGCGTGGTGCCGGATGGTGACGAAACCCTCGGACTCCAGCGTGCGCAGCGCCTCGCGCACGGGGACGCGGGAGACGCCGTACCGGCCGGCCAGCAGTTCCTCGATCAGCCGGCTGCCCGGCGGGAGGACGCCGGATACGATGTCGTCCCGGATCGCCGTGCACACCGCGTGCGCGGAAATATGGCCTCGCATCGTCCGTGCCTCCGCCGTCATTCCCGGGAAACGTCCGCCTATTGCCGCCGGGCGGCGGCATTCGTCGTGACTCTATTCGACGGGGACGGGATTTCCGACGGCCACGGCGCATTCATGGATATTTTTTGGCCAGCCGGAAAACCCGGCACCGACGGGCCGCGGTTCCGCAAACGCCGGTGCCCCGGCCGCGAGGGCCGGGGCACCGGGTGGGGACGGGTGTACGTCAGACGTTGACGCCGTGCGAGCGCAGGTAGGCGACCGGGTCCATGTCGGAGCCATACTCGGCCGAGGTGCGGGCCTCGAAGTGCAGGTGCGGCCCGGTGGTGTTGCCGGTGTTGCCCGACAGGGCGATCTGCTGGCCCGGCGTGACGGTCTGGCCGACCGAGACGCTGATGGACGACAGGTGGCCGTACTGGGTGTAGGTGCCGTCGTTCATCTTGATGACGACGTTGTTCCCGTACGCGCCGCCCCAGCCGGCCTCGACGACGGTGCCGGAGCCCACGGCGTGGACGGTGGTCCCGGAGTCGGCGTGGAAGTCGATGCCGGTGTGGCTGCCGGAGGACCACAGGCCGCTGGACGCCTTGTAGCTGGTGGAGACGTAGGAGCCGTCGACGGGGGCGACGTACGTCAGCAGGCGCTTGCGCTCGGCCTCGCGGGCGGCGCGCTCCTCGGCCTCCCGCTGCTTCTTGGCCTCGGCCTCGGCCTTGCGCTTGGCCTCCGCGGCCTGCTGGCGCGCCTCCGCCTCGGCCTTGGCCTGCGCGGCGGCCGCGTCGGCGGCCTCCTGCTGCGCGTCGGCCTGCGCCTCGATCTGCTCGGCGAGCTCGTCACCGAGGACGACGGCCTGGTGGAAGCCGGTGTCGTGGGTGTTCGCCTCGTCCGGGTTGCCCGCCGCCAGTGCCGGGGAGGCGACGGTGGCGACGACGCCGGAGGCGGCGAGCGTGGCTATGCCGGCCAGATTGCGGGTCGCCCGAGCGCTGCGGCTCGGACCACGGTGCTTCCCGGTGCCACGGGTGAACGCCATGGGGTGGCTGTGTCCTTTCCTTCCCTCTCGCCTACCGGGTTAGCTGACGGGTTCGGAGCAGGAAGGTCTCCTACGGGCCCCTCCGGGAAGGCGCCCGATTCACCCCAGGGGACGTGGGTCCCCGGCTCCCCTGGCTCGCGCCGTACGGGGACTCGGCGATGACTGTCCGTGCCGCGGTTGCGGCGGTGATCCCGCGGACAGCCGGATCGACGCTAAACGGGGCCACTTTCGAACGGCAAACAGAACCCCGATTTTGTGCCGTACGCCACACGGTCATCACGCAACCACCCCCCGCAATTGGGACATAAAGAAGATCCAGTGGCACGGGCGCACCACTGGATCCGCTTCATGACATCGCGTCACCCCGGCGGGTCATGACCCGCCGGGGCCGGGCGACGCCCGTGACGGGCCGTCAGCCCTTGACCACCGTCACCTCGCCGATGCCGAGCGCCTTGACGGGCTCCTCGATCTCGGCCGCGTCGCCCACCAGGACGGTCACCAGCCGGTCCACCGGGAAGGCGTTGACGGCCGCGGCGGTCGCCTCGACCGTGCCGGTCCGCGCCAGCCGGACGTACAGCTGCGCCTGGTAGTCGTCCGGGAGCTGCTGCTCGACCTGGTCGGCGAGGGTGCCGGCGACCGCCGCGGCGGTCTCGTACTTCAGGGGCGCGACACCGACCAGGTTCTGGACGGCCACGTCCCGCTCCTCGTCCGTCAGGCCCTCCGCCGCGAGGGTGCGCAGCACCTTCCACAGGTCCTCCAGCGCCGGACCGGTGGAGGCGGTGTCCACCGAGCCGCTGATGGCGAGCATCGCGGCGCCGTCGCCGTCGGCCGAGGAGCGCAGCACCTGGCCGAAGGCGCGCACCCCGTAGGTGTAGCCCTTCTCCTCGCGCAGCACCCGGTCCAGGCGGGAGGTGAGGGTGCCGCCGAGGCAGTACGTTCCGAGGACCTGCGCGGGCCAGACGCGGTCGTGCCGGTCCGGGCCGATGCGGCCGATGAGCAGCTGGGTCTGTACGGCGCCGGGGCGGTCGACGATCACCACGCGGCCGGTGTCGTCGGCCGAGATCGGGCTGGCCTTGACCGGCTCGGCGGGCGAACCCGTCCACGTGCCGAGGCTCTCCGCCAGGGCCGCGTCCACGTCGACGCCTGTGAAGTCGCCGACGATGACGGCGGTGGCCGTGGCGGGGCGGACGTGGGCCTCGTAGAAGGCGCGGACGGCCGCCGCGTCGATACGGGAGACGGTCTCCTCGGTGCCCTGGCGCGGCCGGGACATCCGCGAGTCGGCCGGGAACAGCTCCTTGGACAGGGCCATCGCGGCGCGCCGGGCCGGGTTGGCCAGCTCGTGCGGGATCTCGTCGAGGCGGTTGCGCACCAGGCGCTCGACCTCGCTGTCCGGGAAGGCCGGGGCGCGCAGGGCGTCGGCGAGCAGGCCGAGCGCCTTGTCCAGCCGGGAGGCCGGGACCTCCAGGGAGACACGGACGCCGGGGTGGTCGGCGTGCGAGTCCAGGGTGGCGCCGCAGCGCTCCAGCTCGGCGGCGAACTGCTCGGCGTCGTGCTTGTCGGTGCCCTCGGACAGGGCCCGCGCCATGATCGTGGCGACGCCGTCCAGGCCCTCGGGCTCGGCCTCCAGGGGCGCGACGATGTCGATCTCGACGGCGACGACCTGCTGGCCGGGGCGGTGGCTGCGCAGGACCGTCAGGCCGTTGGGCAGCTGCGCCCGCTCGGGGGCGGGGAACGCCCACGGCTTGGGCTCGCCGCCGGCCGGCTGCGGATGGAAGGTCATCGTGCTGCTGACGGCGTCGCTCACTGGGCCGCCTCCTCGTCGTTGTCCTCGGCGGCGGTCGGCTCGGTCGGCTCGTACACGAGCACCGCGCGGTTGTCGGGGCGCAGCCGGGCCTTGGCGACCTCCTGCACCTCCTGCGGGGTGATGTCCAGGACGCGCCGTACGGCGGTCAGGGCGAGCTGCGGGTCGCCGAACAGGACCGCGTAACGGCACAGTTCGTCGGCGCGCCCGGCGGCCGTGGCGAGCCGGTCCAGCCACTCCCGCTCCAACTGGGCCTGCGCGCGCTCCATCTCCTCGGGGCTCGGGCCCTCCTCGGCGAAGCGGGCCAGCTCCTCGTCCACGGCGCTCTCGATCTCCGGCACCTCGACGCCGCCGGAGGTCTTCACGTCCAGCCAGCCGAGCGAGGGGGCGCCGGCCAGCCGCAGCAGGCCGAAGCCCGCGGCCACGGCCGTACGGTCGCGGCGCACCAGCCGGTTGTACAGGCGCGAGGACTCGCCGCCGCCGAGCACCGTCAGCGCCAGATCGGCGGCGTCGGCCTCGCGGGTGCCGTCCTGTGGGAGGCGGTAGGCGGCCATCAGGGCGCGGGAGGGGACGTCCTCCTCGACGACCTCGCGCAGCTCCTCGCCGATGACGTCCGGGAGGGAGCCGTCGCGGGGCGGCTGCTTGCCCTCGTGGCCGGGGATGGAGCCGAAGTACTTCTCCACCCAGGCGAGGGTCTGCTCGGGGTCGATGTCGCCGACGACCGAGAGGACCGCGTTGTTGGGCGCGTAGTACGTACGGAAGAAGGCCCGCGCGTCCTCCAGGGAGGCGGCGTCCAGGTCGGCCATCGAACCGATGGGCGTGTGGTGGTACGGGTGGCCCTCCGGGTACGCCATGGCCGTCAGCTTCTCGAAGGCCGTGCCGTAGGGGACGTTGTCGTAGCGCTGGCGGCGCTCGTTCTTGACGACGTCGCGCTGGTTCTCCAGGGACTCCTCGTCCAGCGCCGTCAGCAGGGAGCCCATGCGGTCGGCCTCCAGCCACAGCGCGAGCTCCAGCTGGTGGGCGGGCATGGTCTCGAAGTAGTTGGTGCGCTCGAAGCTGGTCGTGCCGTTCAGGGAGCCGCCGGCGCCCTGGACCAGTTCGAAGTGGCCGTTGCCGGTGACCTGGGCGGATCCCTGGAACATCAGGTGCTCGAAGAGGTGGGCCAGACCGGTGCGGCCCTTGACCTCGTGGCGGGAGCCGACGTCGTACCAGAGGCAGACCGCGGCGACCGGGGTCAAATGATCTTCGGAGAGCACCACGCGCAGGCCGTTGGCCAGCCGGTGCTCGGTCGCTGTCAGGCCGCCGGAGCCGGCTTGTTCTGTGGCCGTGTGACCCATGGGCATGTACGTCCCTTCGATCCGCTTGCGAGGAAGTTCTGTCACTGTATGCAAGCGCGTCGGGCTATGGCGAAGTTCCCGTCCGGGCTGCCTCGTACGAGCGGACTTCGCCGCCGACCCGTCCGGCGGCCCGGGGAGGGTCGCGGTCGGCGTTGTCAGTGGGGCGGGCCACAATGGTCCGCACAAGACCCGAACGTGATCCAGCATCGGCAAGCAGCAGGACGCAAGCGAAGGAGCCGCAGCCGCGATGGCCCGCCGTAGCACGAAGACCCCGCCGCCGGACGACTTCGAGGAGAGGATCCTCGACATCGACGTCGTCGACGAGATGCAGGGCTCCTTCCTTGAGTACGCGTACTCGGTCATCTACTCCCGCGCCCTCCCGGACGCCCGCGACGGCCTCAAGCCCGTGCACCGCCGCATCCTCTACCAGATGAACGAGATGGGGCTGCGCCCCGAACGCAGCTACGTCAAGTGCGCCCGCGTCGTCGGCGAGGTGATGGGTAAGCTCCACCCGCACGGCGACGCCTCCATCTACGACGCCCTGGTGCGGATGGCGCAGCCCTTCTCCATGCGGCTGCCCCTGGTCGACGGCCACGGCAACTTCGGCTCGCTCGGCAACGACGACCCGCCCGCCGCCATGCGGTACACCGAGTGCAAGATGGCCTCGGCCACCTCCCTGATGACGGAGTCCATCGACGAGGACACGGTCGACTTCGCGCCGAACTACGACGGCCAGGAGCAGGAGCCCGTCGCCCTCCCGGCGGCCTACCCGAACCTGCTGGTCAACGGCGCGTCCGGAATCGCCGTCGGCATGGCGACGAACATGCCGCCGCACAACCTCGGCGAGGTGATCGCCGCCGCCCGCCACCTGATCAAGCACCCGAACGCGGACCTCGAAACGCTGATGCGGTTCGTGCCGGGCCCCGACCTGCCGACCGGCGGCCGGATCGTGGGCCTGGGCGGCATCCGGGACGCGTACGAGACCGGCCGCGGCACCTTCAAGATCCGCGCCACCGTCTCGATCGAGAACGTCACCGCCCGCCGCAAGGGCCTGGTCGTCACCGAACTGCCGTTCGCAGTGGGCCCCGAGAAGGTCATCTCCAAGATCAAGGACCTGGTGGGCGCGAAGAAGCTCCAGGGCATCGCGGACGTGAAGGACCTCACCGACCGCGAGCACGGCCTGCGCCTGGTCATCGAGATCAAGAACGGCTTCAACCCGGAAGCCGTCCTGGAGCAGCTGTACAAGCTCACGGCCATGGAGGAGTCCTTCGGCATCAACAACGTCGCGCTGGTCGACGGCCAGCCGCTGACGCTGGGCCTGAAGGAGCTGCTGGAGGTCTACGTCGACCACCGCTTCGACGTGGTGCGCCGCCGCAGCGAGTTCCGGCGCGGCAAGAAGCGCGACCGCCTCCACCTGGTCGAGGGCCTGCTGACGGCCCTGGTCGACATCGACGAGGTCATCCGCCTGATCCGCTCCAGCGAGAACAGCGCGCAGGCCAAGGAGCGGCTGATCGACCGCTTCGGCCTCAGCGACGTCCAGACGCAGTACATCCTCGACACCCCGCTGCGCCGGCTGACCAAGTTCGACCGCATCGAGCTGGAGTCCGAGCGCGACACCCTCAAGGCCGACATCGAGAAGCTGACGAAGATCCTCGACTCGGACGCCGAGCTGCGCAAGCTGGTCTCGAACGAGCTGGCCTCGGTGGCCAAGAAGTACGGCACGGACCGGCGCACGGTCCTGCTGGAGTCGGCGGGCGCCCCGGTGGCGGCGGTGCCGCTGGAGGTCGCCGACGACCCGTGCCGGGTGCTGCTGTCCTCGACGGGGCTGCTGGCCCGTACGGCCAACGGCGAGGTGAGCTTCGACGCGGAGGCCAGGCGCGTCAAGCACGACGTGATCGTCTCGGCGGTGCCGGCCACCACCCGCGGCGAGGTGGGCGCGGTGACGTCCGCCGGCCGGCTGCTGCGCCTCCAGGTGGTCGACCTGCCGCAGCTGCCGGACACCGTCGCGGCGCCGAACCTCTCCGGCGGCGCGCCGGTCGCGGAATTCCTCTCCCTCCAGGAGGGCGAGGAGCTGATCTGCCTGATGACGCTCGACGAGTCCTCGCCGGGCCTGGCGCTCGGCACCCAGCAGGGCATCGTCAAGCGCGTGGTGCCGGACTATCCCTCCCACAAGGAGGAGTTGGAGGTCATCACCCTCAAGGACGGCGACCGCATCGTGGGCGCCGCGGAGCTGCGCACGGGCGAGGAGGACCTGGTCTTCATCACCAACGAGGCGCAGCTGCTGCGCTATCCGGCGGGGCAGGTGCGGCCGCAGGGCCGGCCGGCCGGCGGCATGACGGGCATCAAGCTGGGCCCGGACGCGAAGGTGATCTTCTTCTCGGCCGTCGACCCGGCCGCCGACGCCATGGTCTTCACGGTCTCCGGCTCGCACGGCACGCTCGACGACTCGGTCTCGACGGCCAAGCTCACCCCCTTCGACCAGTACCCGCGCAAGGGCCGGGCGACCGGCGGCGTGCGCTGCCAGCGGTTCCTGAAGGGCGAGGACTGCCTGTCGCTGGCCTGGGCCGGCGCCACACCGGTACGGGCCGCGGACGCCAAGGGCTCCCCGGTCCCCCTGCCGGACCCGGACCCGCGGCGCGACGGCTCGGGCGTACCGCTGCAGAAGCCGGTCGCGGCGCTGGCGGGGCCGGTGTAGCCGGCGGGGTGATGTGAAAGCTGGTTGATGTGAGGACGGGGGCCCGGGCGGCTGCGGCCGGCCCGGGGCCCGTTCTTGCGTGGGGTCGTCGCCCTGTTGCTCTGCCGTCCGGTCTACGGGGTGTCCGCTCTACCGTCCGGCCTGCGGCTCCGGATCGGCGAAATCCCCGGGCTCTACAGGTGCGAGGTCGGCGGGCTCTGCCGGTGCGAGGCCCGCGGACCCATCGGGGTCCCCGGGCTCGTCCCCGGACAGTACGTACCGCAGCACCCCCCACATGCTGTCCGGCTCGGCGCGCTCCGGCCCCGTCTCCCGGCAGTCCGCCAGCTCCTCGCGCAGCGCCGCCGCGTCGACGCCGCTGCCGAT includes:
- a CDS encoding alkaline phosphatase family protein, translating into MAHAVPAWPEPEPLDLAGAPVPAYGTGSLADLLPAVTAGQGLALPGTGQPGMDLDPADRVCVFLVDGLGWQLLRDHPDEAPFLTSLLDSSFNRTGRPITAGFPATTAASLASVGTGQPPGAHGLVGYTCLNPDTGELMNQLRWYPWTDPYAWQPYPTVFQQAHAAGIHTCQVSSPNFERTPLTEIALSGGTFHGRLAGEERMDLAAEQLAAGGRSLVYTYYAEVDGAGHRYGVDSDAWRGQLMYVDRLAQRLAEQLPPRSALYITADHGMIDIPFGPESRIDFDEDWELRAGVRLLGGEGRARHLYAHPGAAGDVLAVWREVVGEHMWVAGRDEAIAAGWFGPRVDDRVRARIGDVVAAAHADMVIVASRTEPRESAMVGMHGSMTPAEQLVPLLEVRT
- a CDS encoding DUF5998 family protein, giving the protein MAKTGTTTQGLRAAIERSGYYPALVAEAVQAAVGGEPVVSYLVHQETTFDANEVRRHVTVLVLTGTRFIVSHTDEQSADDTSPSPYATTSTESVKLGRISSVVLSRVVANPESYTPGRLPREVVLTIGWGAVARLDLEPATCGDPNCEADHGYTGSSTADDLSLRVSEAGDGPDTVRQTLAFAQALSEATAATTR
- a CDS encoding bifunctional acetate--CoA ligase family protein/GNAT family N-acetyltransferase, with product MHSTSDSASVYPAHWEADVVLRDGGTARIRPIAPDDAERLVSFYEQVSDESKYYRFFAPYPRLSDRDVHRFTHHDYVDRVGLAATVGGEFIATVRYDRIDERGRPAKEPGDDQAEVAFLVQDAHQGRGVASALLEHIAAVARERGIRRFAAEVLPANTKMIKVFTDAGYTQQRTFEDGVVRLEFDLEPTEQSMAVMRGREQRAEARSVQRLLAPGSVAVVGTGRAPGGVGRSVLRNLRDSGFTGRVYAVNHAFPEGGTRLDPEGVPGHRSVAEIPEPVDLAVLAVPAAQVPGVVRDCGEHGVRGLVILSSGYAESGPEGRERQRALLRQARSYGMRLIGPNAFGLINTAPEVRLNASLAPQMPGAGRIGLFTQSGAIGIALLSGLHRRGPGDGSIAGISTFLSAGNRADLSGNDLLQYWYDDPATDVAILYLESIGDPRKFMRLARRTSAVKPVVVAKGARHTGTAPLGHTVPTVRIPDSTVSALMRQAGVIRVDTVTEMADAGLLLASQPLPGGPRVAILGNSEALALLTYDACLTEGLRPLRPHVLAPAATPADFCTALSAALANGLCDAVVVTAIPWVGEEGVASPGEGADLAAALREATASAVPAKPVTVVHLAMDALADALAAPPPAAAPTAPAEAQQPPSGTPDGPPPAPLIPVYPAAERAVRSLAQAVRYAKWRRDSADPGRVPEYEDIEETAAGEDIDRLLDELARHADITRSVPLPADDAHALLARYGIHVRPAHPAPDPDTAVRAAARLGYPVALKTTAPHLRHRPDLGGVRLDLPGEAELRRAYAELTDFLGKPAELRPVVQSMVPRGVDTVIRAAIDPAAGAVLSFGLAGAPSQLLGDTAHRLIPATDRDVAEQIRSIRTAPLLFGWRGSQPVDTAALEDLLLRVSRLVDDHPEVVGVDLEPVVVAPHGLAVLDATVRLARPPATTDLGPRRMPAY
- a CDS encoding HPr family phosphocarrier protein, with the protein product MAERRVNVGWAEGLHARPASIFVRAATASGVPVTIAKADGNPVNAASMLAVLGLGAQGGEEIVLASDAEGADAALDRLAKLVAEGLEELPETV
- a CDS encoding GntR family transcriptional regulator, with product MRGHISAHAVCTAIRDDIVSGVLPPGSRLIEELLAGRYGVSRVPVREALRTLESEGFVTIRHHAGACVAALTEREAADLLDIRGLLEPLGAARAAARRTAAHLKVLRGIVRLGRERARHGQRAELRQLDGWFHETLAQASGSASLAALLTQLRRKIEWMYAVEPPAREERSWEEYGAVLDAVGRGDAERARALMAAHVERSRGAYTLRADVPGPAVRNPKQPVNTVSERN
- a CDS encoding M23 family metallopeptidase, encoding MAFTRGTGKHRGPSRSARATRNLAGIATLAASGVVATVASPALAAGNPDEANTHDTGFHQAVVLGDELAEQIEAQADAQQEAADAAAAQAKAEAEARQQAAEAKRKAEAEAKKQREAEERAAREAERKRLLTYVAPVDGSYVSTSYKASSGLWSSGSHTGIDFHADSGTTVHAVGSGTVVEAGWGGAYGNNVVIKMNDGTYTQYGHLSSISVSVGQTVTPGQQIALSGNTGNTTGPHLHFEARTSAEYGSDMDPVAYLRSHGVNV
- a CDS encoding M16 family metallopeptidase, translating into MTFHPQPAGGEPKPWAFPAPERAQLPNGLTVLRSHRPGQQVVAVEIDIVAPLEAEPEGLDGVATIMARALSEGTDKHDAEQFAAELERCGATLDSHADHPGVRVSLEVPASRLDKALGLLADALRAPAFPDSEVERLVRNRLDEIPHELANPARRAAMALSKELFPADSRMSRPRQGTEETVSRIDAAAVRAFYEAHVRPATATAVIVGDFTGVDVDAALAESLGTWTGSPAEPVKASPISADDTGRVVIVDRPGAVQTQLLIGRIGPDRHDRVWPAQVLGTYCLGGTLTSRLDRVLREEKGYTYGVRAFGQVLRSSADGDGAAMLAISGSVDTASTGPALEDLWKVLRTLAAEGLTDEERDVAVQNLVGVAPLKYETAAAVAGTLADQVEQQLPDDYQAQLYVRLARTGTVEATAAAVNAFPVDRLVTVLVGDAAEIEEPVKALGIGEVTVVKG